In Thermodesulfobacteriota bacterium, one genomic interval encodes:
- a CDS encoding NAD-dependent epimerase/dehydratase family protein — MKRALVCGAGGFIGSHMVIRLKKEGFWVRGVDLKYPEFSATAADDFLIGDLRDPYVCRSAVDQRFDEVFQFAADMGGAGYVFTGEKDADIMHNSGLINLNMLDAVLKRNTRRIFYSSSACIYPEYNQLDPENPNCAEDSAYPAAPDSEYGWEKLFSERLYLSFHRNYGIESRIARYHNIFGPEGTWEGGKEKAPAAMCRKVAECPDGGQIEMWGDGLQTRSFLYIDECLEGTLRLMRSDWTGPVNIGSDEMVSINQLAEMVMKIAGKTLRIKHVPGPLGVRGRNSDNRLIEKRLSWRPTQPLARGMAETYKWIDAQVKRKVRDRS; from the coding sequence CTGAAGCGGGCGCTGGTTTGCGGCGCCGGGGGTTTTATCGGTTCTCATATGGTGATAAGACTGAAGAAGGAAGGTTTCTGGGTTCGAGGGGTAGACCTGAAATATCCTGAATTCAGTGCAACGGCGGCCGACGATTTTTTAATCGGTGACTTGAGAGATCCCTATGTCTGCCGCAGCGCCGTTGATCAGCGGTTTGACGAGGTCTTCCAGTTCGCGGCGGATATGGGCGGAGCGGGATATGTATTTACCGGCGAGAAGGATGCCGATATCATGCACAATTCCGGTCTGATCAATTTGAATATGCTGGATGCCGTATTGAAAAGAAACACCAGAAGAATTTTTTATTCGTCATCGGCGTGTATTTATCCCGAGTATAATCAGCTTGATCCGGAAAACCCCAACTGCGCCGAAGACAGCGCCTACCCGGCTGCGCCGGACAGCGAATACGGCTGGGAAAAACTGTTCAGCGAACGGCTGTATTTGAGCTTCCACAGAAATTACGGCATTGAATCGAGAATTGCCCGATACCACAATATTTTCGGCCCCGAGGGCACCTGGGAGGGCGGCAAGGAAAAAGCGCCCGCAGCCATGTGCCGGAAAGTGGCGGAATGCCCGGATGGGGGGCAGATCGAAATGTGGGGGGACGGCTTACAGACCCGGTCCTTTTTATATATTGACGAATGCCTGGAGGGAACCCTCAGGCTGATGCGGTCGGATTGGACCGGGCCGGTCAATATCGGCTCCGATGAAATGGTCTCCATCAATCAACTGGCGGAAATGGTGATGAAGATCGCCGGTAAAACTTTACGTATCAAACATGTCCCCGGCCCCCTCGGCGTCCGGGGAAGAAATTCTGACAACCGCCTGATTGAAAAACGGTTGAGCTGGAGACCGACACAGCCGCTGGCGCGGGGAATGGCCGAAACCTATAAATGGATAGACGCCCAGGTAAAAAGGAAAGTACGCGACCGGTCCTGA
- a CDS encoding nucleotide sugar dehydrogenase, with product MRFSVIGLGKLGASMAAAIADRGFEVVGVDVNKKAVDAVNAGLAPIQETRLEETIARNGSRIRATLDHQEAIVNSDLSFVIVPTPSDENGAFSLQYARWAFREIGRALAVKKGYHNVVLTSTVLPGSTRYGLQPILESESGKTCGKDFGLCYSPEFIALGSILHNFLNPDFTLIGEFDSRCGSQLEECYAQIMENKPPCKRMSLENAELTKISVNTFVTAKIAFANMLAELCEKIPGGDVDVVTDALGADSRIGMKYLKGGLGYGGPCFPRDNVALGFIARELGVKASLAETTDQSNRHIPERLFRQIKNLVRKGSTIAILGLAYKPMSHVIEESQSIALAKSLAGSGERVIGFDPLAGETARAELAYDALVLDSLDTCLEQADTVLITTPDPVFKKLKAADFRHRPVTVVDFWRILDQELSGVSGITYVPVGRSVSDAANAAQLRQIWGNDKK from the coding sequence ATGCGATTTTCGGTTATCGGGTTGGGAAAACTGGGCGCCAGCATGGCCGCCGCCATCGCCGACCGCGGTTTTGAAGTGGTGGGCGTGGACGTGAACAAAAAGGCCGTGGACGCGGTCAACGCCGGTCTTGCCCCCATACAGGAAACGCGGCTGGAAGAGACCATCGCCAGGAATGGGTCACGGATCAGGGCCACCCTGGATCACCAGGAGGCTATCGTCAACTCGGACCTGTCCTTTGTTATCGTACCCACTCCCAGTGACGAGAACGGCGCCTTTTCCCTGCAATACGCCAGATGGGCGTTTCGCGAGATCGGCCGGGCGCTGGCGGTCAAGAAGGGCTATCACAACGTGGTGCTGACCAGCACGGTACTGCCCGGCTCCACAAGGTACGGCCTGCAGCCGATTCTGGAGAGCGAGTCCGGGAAAACCTGCGGGAAGGACTTCGGCTTATGTTACAGCCCGGAATTCATCGCCCTGGGCAGCATTCTCCATAATTTCCTGAATCCGGATTTTACGCTTATCGGTGAGTTTGACAGCCGCTGCGGCAGTCAGTTGGAGGAGTGCTATGCCCAGATCATGGAAAACAAGCCGCCCTGCAAGCGGATGAGCCTGGAAAACGCCGAACTGACAAAAATTTCAGTCAATACGTTTGTTACCGCTAAAATCGCGTTTGCCAACATGCTGGCGGAATTGTGCGAAAAAATCCCCGGAGGGGATGTGGATGTCGTAACCGATGCGCTCGGAGCCGATTCGCGTATCGGGATGAAGTATCTAAAGGGCGGCCTCGGTTACGGCGGCCCCTGCTTTCCCCGCGATAACGTGGCGCTGGGTTTCATTGCCCGCGAACTGGGCGTGAAGGCATCTCTGGCGGAAACCACCGACCAGTCCAACCGCCATATCCCGGAGCGGCTGTTCCGACAGATAAAGAACCTGGTCAGAAAGGGGTCGACGATCGCGATTTTGGGGCTGGCCTATAAACCGATGAGTCATGTGATTGAAGAATCCCAGTCGATTGCGCTGGCAAAATCACTGGCCGGCTCGGGCGAGCGGGTTATCGGCTTCGATCCGCTGGCGGGTGAAACGGCAAGGGCGGAACTCGCCTACGACGCCCTGGTCCTGGATTCTCTGGATACCTGCCTGGAACAGGCCGACACGGTTCTGATTACAACACCGGATCCGGTATTTAAGAAATTGAAGGCCGCGGATTTCCGGCACCGGCCGGTGACGGTGGTTGATTTCTGGCGCATACTGGACCAGGAATTGTCAGGCGTTTCCGGGATAACCTATGTTCCGGTCGGTCGCAGTGTGAGCGACGCGGCCAATGCGGCGCAGCTTCGGCAAATATGGGGGAATGACAAGAAATAG
- a CDS encoding ABC transporter permease yields the protein MSSSTYVSAGRNWISYWKDLWRYRELFYFLAWRDILVRYKQTIIGLAWALIRPLLTMIVFTIIFGKLAKLPSGESPYPIMVFAALLPWQFFASSLAEVGNSMVGNAGMISKIYFPRLVIPGSAMAVSFVDFLISFAILACLMIGYSFAPGPRMLMLPLFVLLVFAAALGPGLWVAALNVKYRDFRYIIPFLVQLGLYISPVGFSSSIVPEKWRLVYSLNPMVGVIDGFRWSILGGDYQIYWPGFLLSLFVVTMTLAGGIWFFRKSEKKFADVI from the coding sequence ATGAGTTCATCAACTTACGTATCCGCCGGCCGTAACTGGATTTCCTACTGGAAAGACCTGTGGCGATATCGGGAACTTTTTTATTTTCTGGCCTGGCGCGATATCCTGGTCAGATACAAACAGACGATCATCGGTCTTGCCTGGGCACTGATCCGGCCGCTGCTGACCATGATTGTGTTTACCATTATTTTCGGCAAACTGGCCAAACTCCCGTCCGGCGAGTCCCCTTACCCCATCATGGTTTTTGCCGCTCTGCTGCCCTGGCAGTTTTTTGCGTCATCTCTGGCTGAAGTCGGCAACAGCATGGTCGGCAACGCCGGCATGATATCCAAAATCTATTTTCCGCGACTGGTGATTCCCGGGAGCGCGATGGCGGTGAGTTTCGTTGATTTTCTGATCTCCTTTGCCATTCTTGCCTGCCTGATGATCGGCTACAGCTTTGCTCCCGGGCCGCGTATGTTGATGCTGCCGTTATTCGTTCTACTTGTCTTTGCCGCGGCCCTCGGACCCGGCTTGTGGGTAGCGGCTCTTAACGTCAAGTACCGCGACTTTCGGTACATCATTCCTTTTCTCGTGCAATTGGGCCTGTATATTTCGCCGGTGGGTTTCAGCAGTTCCATTGTCCCCGAGAAGTGGCGTCTGGTTTATTCGCTCAACCCCATGGTGGGTGTTATTGACGGTTTCCGGTGGTCAATTCTCGGTGGTGATTATCAGATATACTGGCCGGGATTTCTGCTGTCTCTGTTCGTGGTAACGATGACCTTGGCCGGCGGTATATGGTTTTTTCGAAAATCCGAGAAAAAATTCGCTGACGTGATCTGA
- a CDS encoding class I SAM-dependent methyltransferase, whose product MSSFTKVPIEKVRDYWDARPCNIRHSDKSPGTREFFDEVETRKYFVEPHIPGFAEFLKWRGKRVLEIGCGIGTDTINFARAGAQVTAVDLSEESLRMARKRAEVYNLSDRVKFFCGNSETLDRFVPVEPYDLVYSFGVIHHTPCPENVIRCIRKYMAGHSELRLMLYSKASYKLFWIMKEEGIWDMGRLDELIARNSEAQTGCPVTYTYTFNEVGTLLTGFEILEMRKAHIFTWDVTAYKNYKYVKDAAWATVSDEQLAELEKELGWHLLTRARLST is encoded by the coding sequence ATGTCGAGTTTCACAAAAGTGCCGATTGAAAAGGTCAGGGACTACTGGGACGCCCGGCCCTGCAATATCCGCCATTCCGACAAATCGCCCGGCACCAGGGAGTTTTTCGATGAGGTGGAAACCCGCAAGTATTTTGTCGAGCCCCATATCCCGGGGTTTGCCGAGTTCCTCAAATGGCGGGGGAAACGGGTGCTGGAGATCGGATGCGGTATTGGCACGGATACCATCAACTTTGCCAGGGCCGGGGCGCAGGTGACGGCGGTCGACCTGTCGGAGGAATCGCTGCGGATGGCGCGGAAACGGGCGGAAGTATACAACCTCAGCGATCGGGTGAAGTTTTTTTGCGGGAACAGCGAAACGCTCGATCGATTTGTCCCGGTTGAACCGTATGATCTGGTTTACTCTTTCGGCGTGATTCACCACACGCCCTGCCCGGAAAACGTTATCCGCTGTATCCGCAAATATATGGCCGGCCACAGTGAATTGCGGCTGATGCTTTACAGCAAAGCCAGTTATAAACTTTTCTGGATCATGAAGGAGGAAGGGATCTGGGATATGGGCCGCCTGGATGAGTTGATCGCCCGGAACTCCGAGGCGCAGACCGGCTGCCCGGTGACCTATACCTATACTTTCAATGAAGTCGGAACGCTGCTGACCGGCTTTGAAATTCTCGAAATGCGAAAGGCCCATATTTTTACCTGGGATGTGACCGCTTACAAGAATTATAAATATGTCAAGGATGCGGCTTGGGCGACGGTCAGTGATGAACAACTGGCGGAATTGGAAAAAGAGTTGGGGTGGCATCTTTTAACCCGGGCGCGTTTGTCGACGTGA
- a CDS encoding winged helix-turn-helix domain-containing protein gives MDTLFAGLISSKTRVKLLVRFFFNPGTRSYLRELAKEFQVSTNAVREELNQLTRTGLLTSEKNGRNVLYAANSEHPLFPELKSMVGKVMGLDQVVESILSRLGHLEKAYLIDDYAQGKDTGIIDLLLVGNIDAFHLNDLSRKTERYLKRKIRHLVLTVEEFKTFQKEFQSRPSLLIWDASRANKQ, from the coding sequence TTGGATACGCTTTTTGCCGGACTCATATCATCTAAAACCCGCGTCAAACTCCTGGTGCGGTTTTTCTTTAATCCCGGAACCCGGTCCTACCTCCGGGAACTGGCCAAGGAGTTTCAGGTTTCCACCAATGCCGTCCGCGAGGAACTGAATCAACTTACCAGGACCGGGCTGCTAACATCCGAAAAAAACGGCCGTAATGTCCTGTATGCGGCCAACAGCGAACACCCGCTTTTCCCGGAATTAAAATCCATGGTCGGCAAGGTCATGGGCCTGGATCAGGTGGTTGAAAGCATTTTGTCAAGGCTGGGCCACCTGGAAAAAGCCTACCTGATCGATGATTATGCCCAGGGCAAGGATACCGGCATTATCGACTTGCTGCTGGTCGGAAATATCGATGCGTTTCACTTGAATGATCTGAGCAGGAAAACAGAACGATATTTAAAGCGGAAAATCCGCCACCTGGTACTGACGGTGGAAGAGTTCAAGACGTTTCAGAAAGAATTCCAGTCTCGTCCGTCGCTGCTGATCTGGGACGCATCAAGGGCGAATAAACAATAA
- a CDS encoding ABC transporter ATP-binding protein encodes MSTVIKIDHLYKSYLIGHLKRERYQTLRDVVAHKARGMAQRLRHPFSPNRELVQLEEFWALKDINLEIHQGERVGIIGRNGAGKSTLLKILSRITEPTKGGFMLKGRVASLLEVGTGFHPELSGRENIYLNGAVLGMTKKEIKQRFDEIVAFAEVEKFLDTPVKRYSSGMYVRLAFAVAAHLESEILIVDEVLAVGDLSFQKKCLGKMDDMTNQGRTVVFVSHNMTAILELCSRAIWINAGKIVKQGDVPLVVSHYSLDNSIPMGEVVFDPPENPNKAYLARAYVMDDNNIRPDIQYNTTFTIVLEYRIVDAVKGLRVGFKLHNARNIVVLHAATSDSLGGTEIGCFEGTHRAQVQIPGAWLSPGRYYVEIGVWSPEFGHHQHLKEGFAFEIINPTVDSIGEEILRPILKWNVE; translated from the coding sequence ATGTCTACCGTTATTAAAATCGATCATCTATACAAAAGTTACCTTATCGGTCACTTGAAGCGTGAACGGTATCAGACCTTGCGCGATGTGGTAGCGCATAAGGCGCGGGGTATGGCCCAGCGTCTTCGTCACCCGTTTTCCCCGAACCGGGAACTCGTCCAACTGGAGGAGTTCTGGGCGCTTAAAGACATCAACCTGGAGATTCATCAGGGAGAGCGGGTGGGCATCATCGGCCGCAACGGGGCGGGAAAATCCACTTTGCTGAAAATTTTAAGCCGCATAACCGAACCGACCAAAGGCGGATTTATGCTCAAGGGACGGGTCGCCAGTCTTCTGGAGGTGGGCACCGGCTTTCACCCGGAACTATCCGGGAGAGAAAATATTTATCTGAACGGTGCCGTGCTGGGCATGACGAAAAAAGAAATCAAACAGCGGTTTGATGAAATCGTCGCTTTTGCCGAAGTGGAAAAATTTCTTGATACCCCCGTCAAACGCTACTCCAGCGGCATGTATGTGAGACTGGCGTTCGCTGTCGCGGCGCATCTGGAATCTGAAATACTGATTGTCGATGAGGTGCTGGCGGTCGGTGATTTGAGTTTTCAGAAAAAATGTTTGGGCAAGATGGATGATATGACTAATCAGGGTCGTACTGTCGTGTTCGTAAGCCATAATATGACAGCTATTTTGGAGTTATGCTCTCGTGCTATTTGGATTAATGCCGGTAAAATAGTTAAACAGGGAGATGTCCCGCTGGTTGTTTCTCATTATTCACTTGATAACAGTATCCCAATGGGTGAGGTGGTGTTTGATCCGCCCGAAAATCCGAATAAAGCATACTTAGCGCGGGCATATGTCATGGACGATAATAATATAAGACCAGATATTCAGTATAATACGACATTTACTATTGTATTAGAATACAGGATAGTTGATGCGGTTAAAGGTCTCAGGGTGGGCTTTAAATTACATAACGCGAGAAATATCGTTGTTTTGCATGCAGCGACTTCTGATTCGCTTGGAGGAACTGAAATTGGTTGTTTTGAAGGGACTCATCGCGCACAGGTCCAAATACCAGGTGCGTGGTTATCTCCAGGGCGATATTATGTCGAAATAGGTGTCTGGTCGCCGGAATTTGGCCACCATCAGCATCTAAAAGAAGGATTCGCTTTTGAAATTATTAATCCAACTGTTGATAGCATAGGAGAAGAGATTCTACGCCCAATATTAAAGTGGAATGTGGAATAG
- a CDS encoding class I SAM-dependent methyltransferase: MKFFIKDLDKHTLLFVLEHPLSVSNPLRNRKSSTVRLKELHDVKNNPAGVGPLFRPIDIRSLPVTNLHRQFEFHPPFESSPDAQNKILTQWQMEIDDAPIFRYLYRHFKPQRHLEFGTWQGTGVMCCLEECGATVWTINLPEGETRADGDYSYQVIPLMHGFFPPWATHIPLWVKRKLFSGAGCQTDAIGMIGRLYLEKQLGKRVCQIYCDSRDWDISNYPEGFFDSVLIDGGHSREVVISDTRKALSLVRPGGLVMWHDFCPVKEVYETFESVRGVYDAVSEIHDWLAPQMADLFWINPSWILAGIRK; this comes from the coding sequence ATGAAATTTTTTATTAAAGATTTGGATAAGCATACCCTTTTATTCGTTCTTGAACATCCTCTTTCTGTCAGCAATCCTTTGCGCAACAGAAAATCCTCTACCGTTAGATTAAAAGAGTTGCACGATGTGAAAAACAACCCGGCGGGGGTTGGGCCTCTTTTCAGGCCTATAGACATTCGGTCGCTACCGGTAACCAACTTGCACAGGCAATTTGAATTTCATCCTCCGTTTGAAAGTTCTCCAGACGCGCAAAATAAAATATTAACCCAATGGCAAATGGAGATTGATGACGCGCCCATATTCAGATATCTCTATCGCCATTTCAAGCCACAACGGCATCTTGAATTCGGCACCTGGCAGGGTACGGGCGTGATGTGTTGCCTGGAAGAGTGCGGCGCGACTGTCTGGACAATCAATTTGCCGGAGGGCGAAACCCGGGCTGACGGCGACTATTCCTATCAGGTGATTCCGCTGATGCATGGCTTTTTTCCTCCCTGGGCGACTCATATCCCGTTATGGGTTAAAAGGAAGCTTTTCAGCGGAGCCGGCTGCCAGACGGACGCCATCGGGATGATCGGCAGGCTGTATCTGGAAAAGCAACTCGGGAAAAGGGTATGCCAGATTTATTGCGACAGCAGAGATTGGGACATATCCAACTATCCGGAAGGATTTTTCGATTCAGTGCTGATAGACGGAGGACATTCCCGGGAGGTCGTGATCAGCGATACGCGGAAAGCCTTGAGCCTGGTGCGCCCTGGCGGTCTGGTGATGTGGCATGATTTCTGCCCCGTCAAGGAGGTTTATGAAACATTCGAATCCGTCCGGGGCGTCTACGATGCCGTGAGTGAAATACATGACTGGCTTGCGCCTCAAATGGCGGATCTATTCTGGATAAACCCGAGCTGGATCCTGGCCGGTATCAGGAAATAA
- a CDS encoding class I SAM-dependent methyltransferase: protein MDLYDDRYGFPGFFELRRCDNCGHVFLPNDFSPDQLCELYSRYYPRASFNVDEYTPHKRLRGFCGWLNGDASAAFLWVPPHVKVLDIGCGFGQSLGYLQSRGCEVYGVEADDNIHRVAEKFGFKVHLGLFDPDVYEPGCFDFVTMNQVIEHVTDPGKMLRGVARILKSRGGVVLTTPNIQGAGARIFGKKWINWHAPYHLQFFTRESMRLAAARAGLRLVCMRTMTSSSWLHYQWAHLVTCPPPGTPSKFWAGWAVGKRSEIDGRMKFLLKMLGLLHQGKLNHVLTRLSDAVNMGDNYLFILEKI, encoded by the coding sequence ATGGATTTATACGATGACCGTTACGGCTTCCCGGGTTTTTTCGAGTTAAGACGTTGCGATAATTGCGGGCACGTTTTTCTACCCAATGATTTTTCGCCCGACCAGTTGTGTGAATTGTATTCACGCTACTATCCCCGGGCGTCTTTTAATGTGGATGAGTATACGCCGCACAAGAGGCTTCGCGGATTCTGCGGTTGGTTGAACGGAGATGCCAGCGCCGCCTTTCTCTGGGTTCCTCCCCATGTAAAAGTTCTCGATATCGGCTGCGGGTTCGGGCAATCCCTGGGATATCTGCAATCCCGCGGATGCGAGGTGTACGGCGTGGAGGCGGATGACAATATCCACCGCGTTGCTGAAAAGTTCGGTTTTAAAGTCCATCTGGGTTTGTTTGACCCTGATGTCTATGAGCCGGGGTGCTTTGATTTTGTGACTATGAATCAGGTCATTGAGCATGTCACCGATCCGGGGAAGATGTTGCGGGGAGTGGCGCGGATTCTAAAATCGCGGGGAGGAGTCGTCCTGACCACACCCAACATTCAGGGCGCGGGTGCCAGAATATTCGGGAAAAAATGGATTAACTGGCATGCTCCCTATCACCTGCAGTTTTTCACAAGAGAGTCCATGCGCCTGGCCGCGGCGCGGGCAGGACTGCGGCTGGTATGTATGCGGACGATGACCTCATCCTCATGGCTGCATTATCAGTGGGCGCATCTGGTTACCTGCCCCCCCCCGGGTACCCCTTCTAAATTCTGGGCGGGCTGGGCCGTCGGGAAAAGATCCGAAATTGACGGGCGCATGAAATTTTTATTGAAGATGCTCGGGCTGCTGCATCAGGGTAAGCTTAACCATGTGCTGACGCGGTTGTCTGATGCCGTGAATATGGGGGATAATTATCTTTTTATTCTGGAAAAAATATGA
- a CDS encoding glycosyltransferase — protein MSRRVYILLPVHNRREITQRFVDCLKIQTYQNFHLVLLDDGSADGTEAMTRALLDPGKLTVIRGEGNWWWAGSLQQGINWLRRLRPDPSDIILMINDDVVFQEDFLERALAEVQQRRKTLLLARALDESTGIISETGVHADFRYMSFTAADSPENINCLSTRGLFLRWDSLEDIGGFYPRLLPHYGSDYEFTMRALRKGYHLLTDPDVYLIPNPVTTGVRNIAEDTDVQGVLKTLFAKKSVMNPIYLTAFVFLAFPVRWIPLNLFKIWARAGRNIFKSIKGQTRK, from the coding sequence ATGAGCCGGCGTGTTTATATCCTCTTGCCGGTTCATAACCGCAGGGAAATCACTCAGCGTTTTGTCGATTGCCTGAAAATCCAGACGTACCAGAACTTTCATCTGGTATTGCTCGACGATGGGTCCGCTGACGGCACGGAGGCCATGACGCGGGCTTTATTGGATCCGGGGAAGCTCACGGTCATCCGGGGTGAGGGAAACTGGTGGTGGGCCGGGAGTCTGCAGCAGGGGATTAACTGGTTGAGACGGCTTCGGCCGGACCCCTCGGACATTATTCTGATGATCAATGATGATGTCGTTTTTCAGGAGGATTTTCTCGAAAGAGCCCTGGCCGAAGTGCAGCAGAGGCGAAAAACTTTATTACTGGCAAGAGCGCTCGATGAATCAACGGGAATAATTTCAGAAACCGGCGTCCATGCCGATTTCCGGTACATGAGTTTTACGGCGGCGGATTCACCGGAAAACATCAACTGTCTTTCAACCAGGGGATTGTTTTTAAGATGGGATTCTCTTGAAGACATCGGAGGCTTTTACCCGCGGTTGCTCCCCCATTACGGTTCCGATTATGAGTTTACCATGCGGGCCTTGCGGAAAGGCTATCATTTGCTCACGGATCCGGATGTTTACCTGATTCCCAATCCGGTTACGACAGGAGTCCGTAATATCGCCGAGGATACGGACGTGCAGGGTGTTCTCAAGACCTTATTTGCCAAGAAAAGTGTCATGAACCCGATTTATTTGACCGCGTTCGTTTTTCTGGCTTTCCCGGTCAGATGGATTCCCTTGAATCTCTTTAAGATTTGGGCCCGTGCCGGACGGAATATTTTTAAAAGCATAAAGGGGCAAACGAGAAAATGA
- a CDS encoding FkbM family methyltransferase has product MGKWWIRMSGRRKACKKEIIATHVPDNPPIELIEYYEVFKNYYPECEMSTKRWFVDHIKDDWVLFDCGANIGYFSILFARLAYRGYVYAFEPTSTYSMLLKNLKYHHIQNVMPLKMALGKQSGEKIDSLYRIWGDRPDKKKYVFTTIDDFVDANCLARIDCIKIDVDSFDFEVLQGAERTLLKYNPYVMVELNHALSKRGQSNMQALDWLLSLGYKEALVLDYDNFLTRLGTKGDSKEDVKKITLYFE; this is encoded by the coding sequence ATGGGAAAATGGTGGATAAGGATGAGTGGCAGAAGAAAGGCATGTAAAAAAGAAATTATTGCCACCCATGTGCCGGATAATCCCCCGATCGAGTTAATAGAATATTATGAGGTGTTTAAAAATTATTATCCTGAATGTGAAATGTCGACTAAACGCTGGTTTGTTGATCACATAAAAGATGATTGGGTTCTTTTCGATTGTGGTGCCAATATAGGATATTTTTCTATATTATTCGCCCGTCTGGCTTATCGAGGATATGTCTATGCCTTTGAACCGACTTCAACATATTCCATGCTGCTTAAAAATTTAAAATATCATCATATTCAGAATGTCATGCCGTTAAAAATGGCCTTGGGGAAACAGAGCGGAGAAAAGATAGACAGCCTTTATAGAATCTGGGGCGATAGGCCGGACAAAAAGAAATATGTTTTTACAACCATCGACGATTTTGTCGATGCGAATTGTCTGGCGAGAATAGATTGCATAAAAATTGATGTGGATTCATTTGATTTTGAAGTGTTGCAAGGTGCTGAAAGAACGCTTTTGAAATATAATCCTTACGTTATGGTTGAATTGAATCATGCATTAAGTAAAAGGGGCCAGTCCAACATGCAGGCCTTGGACTGGCTTCTTTCGTTGGGATACAAAGAAGCCTTGGTTTTGGATTATGACAATTTTCTTACAAGGCTGGGGACAAAAGGTGACTCCAAAGAGGATGTGAAAAAAATTACGCTATATTTTGAATAG